A genomic region of Torulaspora delbrueckii CBS 1146 chromosome 7, complete genome contains the following coding sequences:
- the PFA4 gene encoding palmitoyltransferase PFA4 (similar to Saccharomyces cerevisiae PFA4 (YOL003C); ancestral locus Anc_6.28): MPVKLKWPWLGIAIPCVLVSFIGYCGHFFILSNFLSPSKQLWFQCNLALIWLSYYYAIYTNPGRPRPNFEVPKYEWKNYCKKCQNYKPERAHHCKTCNQCVLMMDHHCPWTMNCVGHNNFPHFLRFLVWVIVATAFLLYQLVSRIIVLWRDRNLPDYMFHRSELVFLTILTPLDAFVLLTITILLCRCLANQIFNGMSQIETWELERLQALFDSKRLVPLLIEAAWDIFPGTREQINESTAAELSMNKELRLEDVVNFPYDLDPWSNAEQLLGNPLLWLWPFGRPKGDGMSFVKNEISEYSSRASYEDLLLSLPWPPDGGRTRAGPGSLSSSIESITKQGEQLIRRRPNDTSDLIGRRQWQNDWGENLEDFGVDVDTEQAS, translated from the coding sequence ATGCCCGTTAAGCTGAAATGGCCCTGGTTGGGAATAGCAATACCATGTGTTCTGGTCAGTTTCATTGGTTACTGTGGGCATTTTTTCATCCTGTCCAACTTCCTCTCGCCATCCAAACAGTTGTGGTTCCAGTGCAATTTGGCTTTGATATGGCTATCCTACTACTACGCAATTTATACAAACCCAGGAAGGCCGAGGCCTAACTTTGAAGTACCAAAGTATGAATGGAAGAATTACTGTAAGAAGTGTCAGAATTATAAACCCGAAAGAGCTCATCACTGCAAAACTTGCAATCAATGTGTTCTTATGATGGATCATCACTGTCCATGGACTATGAACTGTGTTGGCCACAATAATTTCCCTCACTTTCTGCGCTTCTTAGTGTGGGTGATTGTCGCTACTGCCTTCCTACTTTACCAACTTGTCAGCCGAATAATCGTCCTCTGGCGAGACAGGAACCTTCCCGATTACATGTTTCACAGATCCGAACTAGTGTTTCTGACAATCTTAACACCCCTCGACGCATTTGTGCTGCTGACTATCACCATATTATTATGCCGCTGCTTGGCGAAtcagatcttcaatgggATGTCTCAAATTGAGACTTGGGAGCTAGAAAGACTTCAAGCACTCTTCGACTCCAAAAGGCTCGTTCCTCTGTTGATAGAAGCTGCCTGGGATATTTTTCCTGGGACGAGGGAACAAATTAATGAATCGACAGCGGCAGAGCTCTCGATGAACAAAGAGCTCAGGTTAGAGGATGTCGTTAACTTCCCATACGACCTTGACCCCTGGAGCAACGCCGAGCAGTTGCTCGGCAACCCGCTATTGTGGCTCTGGCCCTTTGGTAGACCGAAAGGTGATGGTATGTCCTTtgtcaagaatgaaatttctGAGTATTCCTCCAGAGCTAGTTATGAAGATCTCTTGCTCTCTCTTCCATGGCCACCAGATGGCGGTAGGACTCGAGCAGGCCCTGGAAGTCTATCAAGCAGTATTGAAAGCATTACAAAGCAAGGAGAGCAAttgataagaagaaggccaaATGATACCTCTGACCTAATAGGAAGGAGGCAGTGGCAGAATGATTGGGGCGAGAATCTTGAAGACTTTGGAGTTGATGTGGACACAGAGCAGGCTAGCTAA
- the IZH2 gene encoding PAQR-type receptor (similar to Saccharomyces cerevisiae IZH2 (YOL002C); ancestral locus Anc_6.27), giving the protein MSDSLKKRSQCSLTTDQTSTVTKEETSGPVKGQKTDKMSKKKRKLYTWDEIPHWQRDNEHILSGYVGETRSMFQCFLSLFYLHNESVNIYTHLLPGIAFLFVLCFDKFAVTQFETTTLIDYVMIDLFSLVSFTCLTLSSIFHCLKNHSRSVATFGNKLDYLGIVVLVVTSMVSIMYYGFFETPALFYLFSFITCTFGAACAVVSLKEGFRTREWRPYRAAMFVAFGLSAVLPIVTGIFYYGFSEIYLRIQVKWVLLGGIFYITGAVLYGVRFPEKYAPGKYDIWGHSHQLFHVLVVVAALCHLYGLIKSYNLVHLKMAIAQL; this is encoded by the coding sequence ATGTCTGAtagcttgaagaagagatctcAATGTTCTTTAACAACAGATCAAACTAGTACCGTTACCAAGGAAGAAACTTCTGGACCGGTAAAAGGACAGAAGACTGATAAGATGAgcaaaaagaagagaaagttgtATACATGGGATGAGATACCTCACTGGCAGCGTGATAATGAGCACATCTTGAGTGGTTATGTTGGAGAGACAAGGAGCATGTTTCAGTGTTTCTTGAGTTTGTTTTACTTACACAATGAGTCAGTTAATATTTACACTCACTTATTGCCAGGGATTGCCTTCCTGTTTGTGCTGTGTTTTGACAAATTTGCTGTCACACAGTTCGAGACAACGACATTGATTGACTACGTGATGATAGatttgttttctttggtgTCATTTACCTGCTTAACCTTGAGTAGTATATTTCATTGTCTAAAGAATCATTCCCGATCGGTTGCCACTTTCGGAAATAAGCTGGATTATTTGGGGATCGTCGTCCTTGTTGTCACATCAATGGTGAGTATAATGTACTATGGTTTTTTTGAAACTCCTGCTTTGTTCTATCTCTTCTCCTTCATTACTTGCACTTTTGGAGCCGCCTGCGCTGTAGTTTCCTTGAAAGAGGGATTTAGAACTAGGGAATGGCGCCCATACAGAGCAGCTATGTTTGTCGCGTTTGGGCTCTCTGCCGTCCTACCAATTGTTACAGGCATTTTCTACTACGGGTTCAGTGAAATTTACCTAAGAATTCAAGTTAAATGGGTTTTGTTGGGAGGAATTTTTTACATTACCGGAGCCGTCCTCTATGGTGTTCGTTTCCCTGAGAAATACGCTCCGGGCAAGTATGACATCTGGGGTCATTCTCATCAGTTGTTTCACGTACTAGTTGTGGTAGCTGCCCTGTGTCATTTATATGGCCTGATTAAGAGTTATAATTTGGTGCATCTTAAGATGGCGATAGCTCAACTGTAA
- the PHO80 gene encoding Pho80p (similar to Saccharomyces cerevisiae PHO80 (YOL001W); ancestral locus Anc_6.26), with protein sequence MQAIEDAEVTVAARDKPIPSESSKEGTDEISTIYLPRKFSKCSRTDLAVLISRMLTFLIQINDSLALSKPENARGLTRFHSRVPPGISVYNYLIRLTKYSSLEHCVLLTAVYYIDLLSSVYPVFTLSSLTVHRFLLTATTVASKGLCDSFCTNTHYAKVGGVHSSELNILECEFLKRVNYRILPRDDNIDWCKLETKLQKFTLYEEPEMGQNSRPQNSLKNSGYNVLDAYFRKIVQLVGSYASSPDKSKVVNYVLRPSSPIKDGSRDSTHDHALSSQTSLESISTRTINSDSKPKSHEDEEPSARKRNLDSEAHPNGKDKVPSPGESKLKKMTNNQRTPNINHHSYS encoded by the coding sequence ATGCAAGCCATTGAGGATGCAGAAGTTACAGTTGCAGCTAGGGATAAACCTATACCGTCTGAAAGCTCGAAAGAAGGAACGGATGAAATATCTACGATCTATCTTCCTCGAAAATTCTCTAAATGCTCAAGAACTGATCTAGCGGTTCTTATATCGAGGATGTTGACTTTTCTGATACAGATAAATGATTCTTTAGCTCTCTCGAAACCCGAGAATGCACGGGGATTGACAAGGTTTCATTCGAGGGTCCCACCGGGTATATCTGTTTACAACTATCTGATACGACTCACGAAATATTCATCATTAGAGCATTGTGTCCTGTTGACAGCTGTCTATTATATTGACCTCTTATCGAGCGTTTATCCCGTGTTCACATTGAGCTCGTTGACAGTGCATCGGTTTCTTCTTACGGCTACAACAGTTGCTAGCAAAGGTTTATGTGACTCTTTTTGCACTAATACGCATTATGCTAAGGTTGGGGGGGTCCATAGTAGTGAGCTGAACATCCTGGAATGTGAATTTTTAAAGAGGGTTAATTATAGAATACTACCGAGAGATGATAATATTGATTGGTGCAAGTTGGAGacaaaattacaaaaattTACATTGTATGAAGAACCCGAGATGGGCCAGAATTCAAGACCACAAAATTCTCTAAAGAATAGCGGCTATAATGTTCTGGACGCTTACTTCCGTAAGATAGTTCAATTGGTTGGCTCATATGCATCATCACCGGATAAATCGAAAGTGGTAAATTATGTTCTGCGACCTTCGTCTCCAATTAAGGATGGATCCAGGGACTCTACACATGATCATGCCTTGAGTTCGCAGACCAGCTTGGAATCTATCAGCACAAGAACGATAAATTCGGATTCAAAACCAAAATCTCACGAGGATGAGGAACCATCAGCAAGAAAACGTAACTTGGATTCAGAAGCTCATCCTAATGGGAAAGACAAGGTCCCAAGCCCCGGAGAAAGCaagctgaaaaaaatgACGAACAATCAACGAACGCCTAATATTAATCATCATTCTTATTCTTAA
- the RRP6 gene encoding exosome nuclease subunit RRP6 (similar to Saccharomyces cerevisiae RRP6 (YOR001W); ancestral locus Anc_6.25): MPPAEEDQLLRKVVDTIRASSALAAQDVDFHRSLSRPIGKSLDETSTRMVSLINSLLSSIDQNSEPLVEGKETLNEYWKDFSNMMDNLFELSDCSADILTRAPGSRKDGEKLKFLDNSSSNDSIPSKRISKPQLNFKNPVNNTEIQPFVPLLKEKPFALRPLISDIVPGNDAVPEHYAQPYEYEIEHQEYGESVIVKSEPIPSKPWETTEALWVDNIEVLKTMISDLKSVTEIAVDLEHHDYRSYYGIVCLMQISTRERDYLIDTIALRDDLQILNEVFANPKILKVFHGAFMDIIWLQRDLGLYVVSLFDTFHASRAIGLPRHSLAYLLEKFANFKTSKKYQLADWRLRPLSKAMNAYARADTHFLLNIYDQLRNTLIEQNKLAGVLAESRNVAKRRFEYSKFRPIAPSPTVYCPIDKPDPWKVLMFQYSISPNREELVKKLYDWRDTIARRDDESPRYVMPNQLLVELARQAPTEPINVISVNSIVTDHVRSNSLVLAHLIKNTLASSDKESDKGTFEADNNSTDAASLLTVPQIQKLAACFAGVSRAFTILQNEYKDGRSSSIFTDILTSEDDAVNYVGNNMDHITKKELGKRAAKALQSMEQFDEATSYYMPIPEIAKESNTMEEIRPPAPEEVKESPSPPKEDMDEIITLKKIKKQKSQSPKELGISEREIPAVDYTKTKKVLATNQDKNKDKKKRKFDPYAASNHSSDAPRAPKKRKPVNRERNVSFKR, encoded by the coding sequence ATGCCACCAGCGGAAGAGGACCAACTACTACGTAAGGTCGTGGATACGATCCGTGCCTCATCTGCGTTAGCGGCTCAGGATGTTGACTTTCATCGCAGCTTAAGTAGGCCTATCGGAAAGTCTTTAGATGAGACTTCTACTAGAATGGTAAGCCTAATAAACAGTCTTTTAAGCTCTATAGATCAGAATTCAGAGCCTCTGgttgaaggaaaagaaaccTTGAATGAGTATTGGAAAGATTTCAGCAACATGATGGACAACCTTTTTGAGCTGTCAGATTGTTCGGCAGACATTCTGACCAGAGCTCCTGGTAGTAGAAAAGACGGAGAGAAACTAAAGTTCCTTGATAACTCCAGCAGCAATGATAGCATTCCTTCAAAAAGAATATCGAAGCCTCAgttgaatttcaaaaatccCGTCAACAATACGGAAATACAGCCTTTTGTTCcacttttgaaggaaaagcCATTTGCGTTGAGGCCGCTAATCTCAGATATAGTACCTGGGAATGACGCTGTGCCTGAACATTATGCGCAGCCCTATGAATATGAAATTGAACATCAAGAGTACGGAGAATCTGTCATTGTCAAATCAGAACCTATCccttcaaagccttggGAAACTACGGAAGCTCTTTGGGTTGACAATATTGAAGTGCTCAAGACTATGATATCGGACTTGAAATCTGTGACAGAAATTGCTGTCGATTTAGAACATCACGATTACAGGTCCTACTACGGTATAGTTTGTCTCATGCAAATTAGCACGAGAGAAAGGGATTATCTCATCGACACAATCGCTCTTCGAGAtgatttgcaaattttgaatgaggTTTTTGCTAACCCAAAAATCCTGAAGGTTTTTCATGGTGCATTTATGGATATCATCTGGCTACAGAGAGATTTGGGACTCTACGTAGTCAGTCTGTTCGATACATTTCATGCGTCTAGAGCGATTGGTCTTCCCAGACACAGTCTTGCATACCTGTTAGAGAAATTTGCCAATTTCAAGACCTCCAAGAAGTATCAGCTTGCAGATTGGAGGTTAAGGCCGCTTTCAAAGGCCATGAACGCTTATGCGAGGGCTGACACTCACTTTCTCCTCAATATCTATGACCAGTTGAGGAATACTCTGATAGAGCAAAATAAACTTGCTGGTGTACTAGCCGAGTCTCGGAACGTTGCTAAGAGACGATTCGAATACTCCAAATTTAGACCAATAGCACCCTCCCCAACCGTATATTGTCCCATTGACAAACCAGATCCTTGGAAAGTTTTAATGTTCCAGTACAGTATTTCGCCTAACAGAGAAGAATTAGTCAAAAAATTGTATGACTGGAGAGACACGATTGCCAGAAGGGATGACGAATCTCCAAGGTATGTGATGCCTAATCAGTTGTTAGTCGAGCTTGCGCGTCAGGCACCTACTGAACCGATAAACGTCATTTCCGTGAACAGCATTGTGACGGATCATGTCAGATCGAATTCCTTGGTACTTGCCCATTTAATTAAAAATACGTTGGCGAGTTCTGACAAAGAATCTGATAAAGGTACTTTCGAAGCGGACAATAATTCTACAGATGCTGCTTCCTTGTTGACTGTCCCACAAATACAAAAGTTAGCAGCATGTTTCGCTGGAGTCTCTCGCGCGTTTACGATTCTACAGAACGAATACAAAGACGGTCGTTCCTCTTCTATTTTTACAGACATTTTGACATCGGAGGATGATGCTGTTAATTATGTCGGTAACAATATGGATCACATCACGAAAAAGGAATTGGGCAAGCGGGCAGCTAAAGCGCTACAATCGATGGAGCAGTTTGATGAAGCCACTTCATATTACATGCCTATTCCTGAAATAGCAAAGGAGAGCAATACGATGGAAGAAATCCGCCCACCAGCTCCAGAAGAAGTAAAGGAAAGCCCATCGCCGCCAAAGGAAGACATGGATGAAATCATCACTTTAAAGAAAATCAAGAAACAAAAATCTCAGTCTCCAAAGGAACTAGGCATAAGCGAACGAGAAATACCTGCTGTAGATTATACAAAAACCAAAAAGGTGCTAGCCACTAATCAAGATAAGAAcaaggataagaagaagagaaagttcGATCCTTACGCAGCATCCAATCATTCAAGTGATGCCCCCAGGGCCCCTAAGAAGAGGAAGCCGGTCAATAGAGAGAGGAACGTATCTTTTAAAAGGTGA
- the YPT7 gene encoding Rab family GTPase YPT7 (similar to Saccharomyces cerevisiae YPT7 (YML001W); ancestral locus Anc_6.24) — protein sequence MSSRKKNILKVIILGDSGVGKTSLMHRYVNDKYSQQYKATIGADFLTKEVVLDDDKVATMQVWDTAGQERFQSLGVAFYRGADCCVLVYDVTNVKSFENIKSWRDEFLVHANVSSPETFPFVILGNKIDVEESKKVVNTKSAQDLAKSLGNVPLFFTSAKNAINVDTAFEEIGRSALQQNQADADAFEEDFNDAINIQLDGEPSSCSC from the coding sequence ATGTcgtcaagaaagaagaatataTTAAAAGTTATCATTCTCGGTGACTCCGGTGTCGGTAAGACATCATTGATGCACAGATATGTTAATGATAAGTATTCTCAACAATATAAGGCCACTATAGGAGCTGATTTCCTTACCAAAGAGGTTGTTTTAGATGACGATAAGGTGGCAACAATGCAAGTTTGGGATACTGCTGGTCAGGAACGCTTCCAATCACTTGGAGTAGCTTTTTACCGAGGTGCAGATTGTTGTGTGTTGGTTTACGATGTGACGAATGTCAAGTCCTTTGAGAATATCAAATCATGGAGAGAtgaatttcttgttcatgCCAATGTTTCCTCTCCAGAAACGTTCCCTTTTGTCATTCTAGGTAATAAAATCGATGTCGAAGAGTCTAAGAAGGTAGTTAATACAAAATCCGCTCAGGACTTGGCCAAATCTCTAGGAAACGTCCCACTATTCTTCACCAGTGCTAAAAATGCGATTAACGTTGATACAGCCTTTGAAGAGATAGGACGTAGTGCTTTACAGCAAAACCAAGCCGATGCAgatgcttttgaagaagatttcaacGACGCAATAAATATCCAGTTGGATGGGGAACCAAGCTCCTGTAGTTGTTAA